The genomic DNA CAGAGTAGGATTTAGGAGGCTATGATTACAGTCCACACTGACTCATTGGCTTAACTTGGGGCAGGTGCTTTCACCTTGGGGGTCTTAGTTTCTTTGTGTGGAAAGTAGAAATGGGTGCTACTACTATCCATGAGCTCTAAGGCATATAAAGGTGCTCTAAGAAGTAGGAGTGCTCTACAAATGCAAGGAATGGTGATTACtatcttaaaatagaaatacagcCAGGCAAACCTGAAGTAGTGGAGAGTAGAAAGCAAGGGTGCAGGGCTCTGGAGATACCTAAGGGGAATCTGGAGATACCCCTTGTACCTGGAACACCAGTCCTTCTCTGTCCCCTCAGGCTGAACCCGGACTCCCAGGGCCAATGCTTACATCTGACAAATGATGGCCTGAGCTATGAGCAAACAGGACTATATGAACACTTCGGTGCAAGAGCCCCCTCTTGACTACTCCTTCCGAAGCATCCACGGGATCCAAGGTCAGCCCATAGAGTACTGCACTCCACTCACCATGGCAACAGGCCGGGTATGGTCCCTAGGGAGAGACCAGTCTTTAAGAGCCTAAAGAGAGTCTTCCTGTATGCttgcagattctttttttgttttgggaaGAACAGGGAATAAGGAGGTGGTAGGAGTGGAAGGGGTAACTGATCATCTTCAAAACAATCCAGGCTACAGGTGTAAAGTCAGGTAGAAGAAAACTGTGAAACCAGTCTATCATTGAAACCAGCCAATGGTTTTATTATCCTGTTTTTACctgaagagaggaagaaatgaatgaaaacagagGCAGAACCCTATCTCTTCTGAGGACACAAGCCTATTCTGATGACTGGTAAAATGTGTAGGGTCTCGTTATTAACTGGCATGTTTccagtttaaatatttattaataaaaaaaattattgataaatatatttattccagTCCTATCCAAGTTTACTCTGTCATCACCCACACTTATTGCAGGTTCCAGCACTGCCCATGCTCATTCCCATTTTTATTGTTCAGTGTCTGTAAATCAGTGGCTAATACTcttcagaaaaagacaaagggaGGCTCTTAGCAATGTCATATTCTCAGAGGAGTATGTTTCTTCCCAAGGAAGTTCTGTCCCTGGCTTCTGCTATCTGACTTCTTATACATGCACAGTACATCTGCTCTCACAGAACACATGCTGGTCCTCACATATCCTAGACCCAGTATCTGGCTTTGATTTTCTCTCATAGGCAATTGATGGCTAGTTTTACGCTCAAGAAGAAGGCAAATAGTTATCCAAGAGGTATTAGACCTGCCTTAGAGTTTGGGATACTACTGGGTTTGCAATAGCCACAGTGGTAACTCATGTTCTCTCAGGAGCATACACCTACCTACCATGATCTTTATTTACTGGGCACAGCATCACTTCTGATTGATGTTGTCCATGTTCCATAGGGGTTTTAGCTGTAATGGTCCTGTACAAGAAAGCTGAGATGACAGATGAGGGAATTATGGCTCCTGCCTACCGTGGGAATTCCCAGCTCTGAGCGGGGAGATGGAGCTTTGCCCTCTGTGGAACCCTCAAAATGAAGGGAGAAACCATCTACTACAACCACAGATAACTCCATAGCACAAACCGTAGTCTGTAAAGATGCCCTGTTCTTCATTCAGGAGTTGAATATTTACTGAGCGCCTACTATTTAGCAAGCACTTGTGTATACatgtgtgccagacattgtgctcCTTGCTGTGTCTTATaaagagggggaaaggagaggcatATCCAAGTCCCTAAAGGCCAGCCAGTTTCCCCAGAGCTTTTGGAAAGAGTCTGGGGGTACTTGATAGACCATTTGCTAAAGTAACCAATAGATGGATTAGATTCTGAAATGACAGGGACTTCAAACTACATCCAACCCATTATCCTCTAACTTCTGCTCATGAGCCTATAGCATTAAGGGAGTCCCCTACGAGACACATTTACCAACCCCTTCCACTGTGGGGTGAGGGATAATGCAAGGAAGTTCTTATGAAACTAACTCCCACCTTCTAGGGACACATGGAAAAGTTGCATGGCAACCCTTCAGAGATACGAAGACAGGATCACTTTTTCCCAGGTCTTTCTGGGGCTAAACTCTCCCCAGTTCTGTGGGCACTGATATTTGTGGCCCATTTTCCAGACCTGCCCTGGCCTGAACAAGCAAGCTTCAACACATCCTCAAGCAATGCAGATTCCTCATGGAATCTGAAGGAAACAAACCTGTAACAATGGGATACCCTCTTCCACCCTCAATATGGCAGCCCCAATGGGAACCTCACGTTTTAGGCAACACAATCCCACCAGTGGCTACTTCTGAGCTGGAGATCGCCCATGCTTAGTAGCATTGCCTAAGCTGCTGCCTCATCAGGCTGGATGCTAATCTCTACGTGGGTTTATTTTAACCCTAACTTTTATTCAGCTGTGTCATTTCATTGGGGATTCTCAGGACATGttggtggggcagggggcaggattGGGAGTTTATTCATTAGCTGGAGTACTCTGCTCCAATGCCCTCCTGCCGCCTCCCCCCCAACCTCAGGCTCCTGCTGTGGCTCCTGCTCACTCCAGCACTAAGGTGGAGAGCCATCTGGTGGATGCTGCCGGATCTGCAGCCAAGGAGAGGAAGTTAACACTTGGGTAGATATAGAAGCGAGGAAGTGTCCACTAAGAGCTGAGGGGGAGTAAGGACAGCTGGCCAGGTTCAGCAAATCCTAAATACTTCCTTCTCCGGAAGCAGCTTTAGACAAGTAGTGAGATGCTTAGGGGCAAGTGGAAAAATAGAGTCCCCTCAGCCACAGCTGGTATCTGCTTCTGGATCTGTCActggtgggggcagggcccaTCCTCTCTCTGGACCTCATTTGTCAAAAAGTGCGTGGGGGTCTACACAGATGGTTTGTAACGTCTGTTTTCcctattctctctcctccttggcCAAACTTTCTGAGGGGGGTGTTTACACTACCTGCTTAGATTTCCTTAACCTTCACTCTTGAACTCCATCCAATCTAGCTTCTGTCCCCAGGCCCTTGTCATTTCAGGGTCAGCAGGGGCTTGAGTTGCCAAAATTACTTTTCAGTCCTTATCTTCCTGAAATTCACTcctataaactatggacttcctGAGCATCTTTAAAATTACCTTCTTGTGGTTCTCCCTCCCTGTTCTTCTGTCATTGTTCATTACTATTCAGTAGACTCCGCTTCCTCCTTGTCCCTCTCTACCCTCAATCTCCACGTGGAATCTCTATTTTCTCTGACTTGTACACCTTCTATGATAATGATCCTTGTCCGTCTCCTGAACTTCAGACCTTAATATTGGGTTATAGGAACACACCAAGGCCAAGCCTGAACTCCTCACCTTGTCaatcttggtttctctttttctagttccttatcAGTCCCCTAAACAAGAAACTGGGCACCACCCTTGATTATTCTTTCACTCTTACATCCAGTCAGCCATGAAGTCAGgctgattttctctccctcttatcTCTTGGTTGGAGACTAAAAGAGCCACATTGATCTTCCAGTCCCACCCGCTCCCTTTAATCCATCTCCACACTAAAGCTTCAGAATGGTCTTTCTGCAATGAAAGATCTGGATCATCTCCTTTGCCTaaaccctccagtggcttcccatcaCCTACAGAATAAAGTCCAAAATACTCTGCCTGGCGTTCAAGGCTCCTACGGTTTTTCCTTCTCGCCTCTCCCCCTCGTGCAGCACATACATACATCACACCTCTATGCCTCTGCTTGTGTCATGCTACAAGAATGTCCTTTCCACCCTTTGCTTGGTTAATGTCTCCTAATCCACTGAGTTCCATCTCTGGTTCAACTTCCTTGAGTTCCCAGACTAAGTTAGGAGTCCTTCTTCATGATTCTATTGCTATCATATTGCTAGTTTGTTTTTATCCTGCTTCTGTTAGCTCCTCCAAGGCACAAACATCTGCTTCATCCCTGCCCTGTTACTGATCCAGAGCTTGGCGCAGACCATCTCTCATTTTGTTTACCACTATACATCCACTATCTGGCACACACAGTTGCTCAGCAGTAATGCAGAAAGTACATCAAAGGCTATTGTACTGAAGTGAATGCTATAGGCTCTACCAGTGGATACTCTTAGATTTTGTGCTATCATCATCTTGGTTCAAGCCTGACAATTCTAGTTCTTAGTTTCCATAAAGTGGGAGTGAttttgcctcccccacccccaacaggaGTGGTATATAGAGGACCCAATAATGAGACAGACATGAGAAGACCAGGTGACCCAAACCAAGAACTTGGGATGTAAGTCTTTGAACTAAGTAACTTAGTCCAAGTTTACTCAGACTCCTGGGGCCTATGGGACAGGGTCCTGAATTTACAGTGGTTAGAGTCATACGAGACTCTATGGTCCTGCAGCCCCTCCAGCTATAGCTTAGGCTATATATCCTCCCAgctctgtcccttcccaccctGAAGACAGAAAAGCAAAGATGATAACCCACATCTCACTTTGTCCCCACAGATCTGACAAGCGAGGAGCCACGGTCAGGGCTACGACCACTAAGGCACTCAAAGTCAGGGAAGTCACTGACCCAGTCCCTGTGGCTGAACAACAATGTCCTCAATGACCTGAGAGACTTCAACCATGTGGTTTCACTGCTTCTGGAGCATCCAGAGAACCTGGCCTGGATCGACCTGTCCTTCAACGACCTGACTTCCATTGACCCTGTGAGTACCCAGCCTTGAGTGTCCACAAGTGTCCAAGGGTGGGCCTGACACTTGTCCAGCTTCCAGCCTCTCTACTTCCCACATATTATCAAATAAGTAGTGAGGCAGCACAGTGCTGTGCAAAGGGCATGGCTGTGGGCTCAGACAGATGTATGTTCAAATCCTAGATCTCTTACTGTGTGACTTGGGGCAAAATAACCTTTCAAATCTTAGCCTCCCTGTCTGAAAAATGGGGAGCATATGCCAGCATCATAAAGGTTTTATGGAGTGACCCCTGGgtgctcagaggttgagcatctgccttcaactcacgtcacgatcccagggtccagggtttgagtcccacatcaggctccccacagggagcctgcttctccctctgcctgggtttctacctctctctgtctctcctgaataaataaatcttttaaaaaataaaggttttgtgGGGCTTAAATGAGAATTACGAAAGCCAACTGGCACGTGGCAGGCTGCAATAAAATAACAGCTCTTGTCCTGAGTTCTTCTGTGGAAGAGGTAGGTAAAGTACAGCACTTATTTGCCATGAACTCAGACGCAAATTTTAAGCTCTAAACACAACTGGCTCTTTCTTGTCCTGGATTCTTGTCAGAGGAAAAGCAGCAAGAGCATGAGTTGGAGACTACTTGCCAGGTTGGTTGTAGTTATCTCAATTTAGTTACTATTTTTGAAAGCTTCTCTTATGTACCTAGCATGATGCTCTATATCCCTGTCCCCTGTTGTGAAAGAATCTTAGGTCACCACTGCTAAAAAGGTCTTCAGTGTAGGGGCACCTACAGGGGGAAGCAGGCGAGTCCAGTCACCTGGCAAGTCAGCGGCTGTGCTAGGCCTCAGGCCCACACCTCCTGCCCCTCAGATCACAGCTCTGTGTCAATGTGATACCTCTGAATCCTCAACATTAAATGAAAAGGTCAGAGTTATCCAGAATGGCTGCAGGAAGGTGGCATAGACTAGAAAGCAAATTGTTTCCCAAACTCTTCTTTCTTTGCCCACAAGTCAGTCCTGAGCACAGATCCAGGGCCCTTTCTATCCAGGCTTTTGGTTTCCTTCCCCAACAGGTTCTGACAACTTTCTTCAACCTCAGTGTACTCTATCTCCACGGCAACAGCATCCAGCGGCTGGGAGAGGTCAACAAGCTGGCTGTCCTCCCGAGGCTCCGGAGCCTGACACTCCATGGGAACCCcatagaggaagagaaggggtaTAGGTAAGTGCCCTGCCTGCCCCTGAagctgggctccccagagggaaaggagttgggggaaaaaaaaaaaaaggaaaggagttgggaaaagaagaaatccaaCACCATCATTCTGCCATGCTGGGACAGGGAAGGGAGTAGAGACCTTCAGGCATTTCTATCAGTCAGGGGAAGCTCTGTCTCCCCCGAACTATACTTCAGTGCCTCCATTCCTCGTAGTTAGGGGAGATAGCAGCAACTGGTGGAGGGGAAAGGAGGTTGTGGTAGGGGACTGGCCCCCAGCCCAAGTCTTCCCCACAGGCAATATGTGCTGTGCACCCTGCCCCGTATCACCACATTCGACTTCAGTGGGGTCACCAAAGCAGACCGTGCCAC from Canis aureus isolate CA01 chromosome 23, VMU_Caureus_v.1.0, whole genome shotgun sequence includes the following:
- the LRRC51 gene encoding leucine-rich repeat-containing protein 51 isoform X3; this encodes MTDLTSEEPRSGLRPLRHSKSGKSLTQSLWLNNNVLNDLRDFNHVVSLLLEHPENLAWIDLSFNDLTSIDPVLTTFFNLSVLYLHGNSIQRLGEVNKLAVLPRLRSLTLHGNPIEEEKGYRQYVLCTLPRITTFDFSGVTKADRATAEVWKHMNIKPKKVRIKQNAL
- the LRRC51 gene encoding leucine-rich repeat-containing protein 51 isoform X1, giving the protein MSKQDYMNTSVQEPPLDYSFRSIHGIQDLTSEEPRSGLRPLRHSKSGKSLTQSLWLNNNVLNDLRDFNHVVSLLLEHPENLAWIDLSFNDLTSIDPVLTTFFNLSVLYLHGNSIQRLGEVNKLAVLPRLRSLTLHGNPIEEEKGYRQYVLCTLPRITTFDFSGVTKADRATAEVWKHMNIKPKKVRIKQNAL
- the LRRC51 gene encoding leucine-rich repeat-containing protein 51 isoform X2; translation: MVEFQALVTDLTSEEPRSGLRPLRHSKSGKSLTQSLWLNNNVLNDLRDFNHVVSLLLEHPENLAWIDLSFNDLTSIDPVLTTFFNLSVLYLHGNSIQRLGEVNKLAVLPRLRSLTLHGNPIEEEKGYRQYVLCTLPRITTFDFSGVTKADRATAEVWKHMNIKPKKVRIKQNAL